One region of Sphingomonas abietis genomic DNA includes:
- a CDS encoding catalase — MSEHPTDADKAQRPTLTTSAGAPVGDNQNSLTAGPRGPLLLQDYQLVEKLSHQNRERIPERVVHAKGWGAFGTLTVTSTEVTKYTNAKLFNAIGKQTDLLVRFSTVAGEQGAADAERDVRGFSIKFYTEDGNWDLVGNNTPVFFVRDPYKFPDFIRTQKRHPKTNLRSPTAMWDFWSLSPESLHQVTILFSDRGLPVSPMHMNGYGSHTFSMWNDAGERVWVKFHFKTQQGHQHYTNDEANAVIGNSRESYQEALYGAIDGGRFPKWTMYVQVMTQAQANETAFNPFDLTKVWPHADFPLIEVGEMELNRNPDNYFAEIEQAAFSPSNIVKGISFSPDKMLQARIFSYADAHRHRLGAHYEALPVNQPKVPVNHYHKDGLLRFFAANKNVDAYYEPNSFGGPVEDPSYLEPPMEVDGVAKRWNHREGNEDYAQPRALFQLMDDAQKGRLFANMAGAMHGIPQFIIDRWTDHLDKVDPAYAAGVKAALAAMDEAHETDETEKHVDAMALHPVK, encoded by the coding sequence ATGTCCGAACATCCCACCGACGCCGACAAGGCCCAGCGCCCGACGCTCACCACGTCGGCCGGCGCGCCGGTCGGCGACAACCAGAACAGCCTGACCGCCGGCCCGCGCGGGCCGCTGCTGCTCCAGGATTACCAGCTGGTCGAAAAGCTCAGCCACCAGAATCGCGAGCGCATTCCCGAGCGCGTCGTCCATGCCAAGGGCTGGGGCGCCTTCGGCACGCTCACCGTCACTTCGACCGAAGTGACCAAATACACCAACGCCAAGCTGTTCAACGCGATCGGCAAGCAGACCGATCTGCTGGTCCGCTTCTCGACCGTGGCGGGCGAGCAGGGCGCGGCGGATGCCGAGCGCGACGTGCGCGGCTTCTCGATCAAATTCTACACCGAGGACGGCAATTGGGATCTGGTCGGCAACAACACGCCGGTGTTCTTCGTGCGCGATCCGTACAAGTTCCCGGACTTCATCCGCACCCAGAAGCGCCACCCCAAGACCAACCTGCGCTCGCCGACCGCAATGTGGGATTTCTGGTCGCTGTCGCCCGAATCGCTGCACCAGGTGACGATCCTGTTCTCGGATCGCGGCCTGCCGGTCTCGCCGATGCACATGAACGGCTATGGCAGCCACACCTTCTCGATGTGGAACGATGCCGGCGAGCGCGTGTGGGTGAAGTTCCACTTCAAGACCCAGCAGGGCCACCAGCATTACACCAACGACGAGGCCAATGCCGTGATCGGCAACAGCCGCGAAAGCTATCAGGAGGCATTGTACGGCGCGATCGACGGCGGCCGCTTCCCGAAATGGACGATGTACGTCCAGGTGATGACGCAGGCGCAGGCGAACGAGACTGCGTTCAATCCGTTCGATCTCACCAAGGTGTGGCCGCACGCCGATTTCCCGCTGATCGAAGTCGGCGAGATGGAGCTGAACCGGAATCCGGACAATTATTTCGCCGAGATCGAGCAGGCGGCGTTCAGCCCGTCCAACATCGTCAAGGGCATCAGCTTCTCGCCCGACAAGATGCTCCAGGCACGGATCTTCTCCTATGCCGACGCGCATCGCCACCGGCTCGGCGCCCATTATGAGGCGCTGCCGGTCAACCAGCCCAAGGTGCCGGTGAACCATTATCACAAGGACGGGCTGCTGCGCTTCTTCGCGGCCAACAAGAATGTCGATGCCTATTATGAGCCCAACAGCTTCGGCGGGCCGGTGGAGGATCCCTCCTATCTCGAACCGCCGATGGAGGTCGACGGCGTCGCCAAGCGCTGGAACCACCGCGAGGGCAATGAGGACTATGCCCAGCCGCGCGCGCTGTTCCAGCTGATGGACGACGCCCAGAAGGGCCGCCTGTTTGCCAACATGGCGGGGGCGATGCACGGCATCCCGCAATTCATCATCGATCGCTGGACCGACCATCTCGATAAGGTCGATCCGGCCTATGCCGCCGGCGTGAAGGCCGCGCTCGCCGCGATGGACGAGGCGCACGAGACCGACGAGACCGAGAAGCATGTCGATGCGATGGCGCTGCATCCGGTGAAGTAG
- a CDS encoding TrmH family RNA methyltransferase produces MPREITAFSNPLVKRVRNLREKRHRREEGLFIAEGLRILAEAEEAGHLPLYIFYTAEMENHMMVRRLAYACEAAGGEAIETNVDILHKLSGKDNPQTVLGVYAEFDTRLTTIDRSASGIWMVAQSLRDPGNLGTILRTGDAVGAGGLILLDECVDPFSVEAVRASMGALFTQSIAQATWAEFVPWLRAGPGQLVALSLRTDTDYRVPTYAAPTFLLVGNEARGLPSDYEDECDLHVKLPMRGKADSLNAAIATAVMAYQVLGQRD; encoded by the coding sequence ATGCCCCGCGAAATCACCGCCTTCTCCAATCCCCTCGTCAAGCGCGTGCGCAACCTGCGCGAGAAGCGCCATCGCCGCGAGGAGGGCCTGTTCATCGCCGAAGGGCTGCGCATCCTCGCCGAGGCCGAGGAAGCGGGCCACCTGCCGCTCTATATCTTCTACACCGCCGAGATGGAGAACCACATGATGGTTCGCCGCCTCGCTTATGCCTGCGAGGCGGCCGGCGGCGAGGCGATCGAGACCAATGTGGACATCCTCCACAAGCTCTCCGGCAAGGACAATCCGCAGACCGTGCTCGGCGTCTATGCCGAGTTCGATACCAGGCTGACCACGATCGACCGCTCCGCCTCGGGTATCTGGATGGTCGCCCAGTCGCTGCGCGATCCCGGCAATCTCGGCACCATCCTGCGCACCGGCGATGCGGTCGGCGCCGGCGGGCTGATCCTGCTCGACGAGTGCGTCGATCCCTTTTCGGTCGAAGCGGTGCGTGCCTCGATGGGCGCGCTGTTCACCCAGTCGATCGCGCAGGCGACATGGGCCGAGTTCGTGCCCTGGCTGCGCGCCGGCCCCGGCCAGCTGGTCGCGCTCAGCCTGCGCACCGATACCGACTATCGCGTGCCGACCTATGCCGCGCCCACCTTCCTGCTGGTCGGCAACGAGGCGCGCGGGCTCCCATCGGACTATGAGGACGAGTGCGACCTGCATGTGAAGCTGCCGATGCGCGGCAAGGCGGACAGCCTCAACGCCGCGATCGCCACCGCGGTGATGGCCTATCAGGTGCTCGGCCAGCGCGACTGA
- a CDS encoding HPr family phosphocarrier protein, which yields MTEPITEPTRAGPHSRLVQITNKRGLHARASAKFVTLASAQPAAVEVEKDGSKVAGTSIMGLMMLGAAKGDHVTISAEGDGAEQTLAVLVELVENKFGEE from the coding sequence GTGACCGAGCCCATTACCGAGCCCACGCGCGCCGGGCCACACAGCCGGCTCGTCCAGATCACCAACAAGCGCGGCCTCCATGCCCGCGCCTCGGCCAAGTTCGTGACCCTCGCCTCCGCGCAGCCCGCCGCCGTCGAGGTCGAGAAGGACGGGTCGAAGGTCGCCGGCACCTCGATCATGGGGCTGATGATGCTCGGCGCCGCCAAGGGCGATCATGTCACGATCAGCGCCGAGGGCGATGGCGCGGAACAGACGCTCGCCGTGCTGGTCGAACTGGTCGAGAACAAGTTCGGCGAGGAATAG
- a CDS encoding PTS sugar transporter subunit IIA, translated as MIGLVLVTHGRLAAEFVTAMEHVVGPQEAIVPICIGPEDDMEGRRNDIAAAITAVDSGDGVIVLTDLFGGTPSNLAISLMKSESVEVIAGINLPMLIRLASARRTMKIKAAVAAARDAGRKYISVASDLLGEAAA; from the coding sequence ATGATCGGTTTGGTGCTGGTGACGCATGGACGTCTTGCGGCGGAGTTCGTGACCGCGATGGAGCATGTGGTGGGTCCGCAGGAGGCGATCGTGCCGATCTGCATCGGGCCGGAGGATGACATGGAAGGCCGACGAAACGATATCGCCGCCGCCATCACCGCCGTCGACAGTGGCGATGGCGTGATCGTGCTGACCGACCTGTTCGGCGGCACACCCTCGAACCTCGCTATCTCGCTGATGAAATCGGAGAGCGTGGAGGTGATCGCCGGGATCAACCTGCCGATGCTGATCCGCCTCGCCTCCGCGCGCCGCACGATGAAGATCAAGGCCGCCGTCGCCGCCGCGCGCGATGCCGGCCGCAAATATATCTCGGTCGCCTCCGATCTGCTGGGAGAGGCCGCAGCGTGA
- the rapZ gene encoding RNase adapter RapZ → MSEDGRHRRLMIVTGMSGAGKSTAVRTLEDLGWEVVDNLPLMLLDRLLDAPGQMGADGEDRPLAVVVDSRTRGFDPDRMVARIARRHEQGDDVGLLVLDCADSELVRRFSETRRRHPLALDRPIEDGIARERELLHPLRAIADHLIDTTDSSTNTLQQELRARFATPETGTTLAIMSFGFARGVPRNADLVLDMRFLRNPHWVPELKPMTGQQAPVADYVAADPAYPEAIERIDGLLALLLPRYAAEGKSYVTIAFGCTGGRHRSVHVAETIGSRLRERGFSPTIVHRDLARH, encoded by the coding sequence ATGAGCGAGGATGGCCGCCACCGCCGGCTGATGATCGTCACCGGCATGTCCGGCGCCGGCAAGTCCACCGCCGTTCGCACGCTGGAGGATCTCGGCTGGGAGGTGGTCGACAACCTGCCGCTGATGCTGCTCGACCGGCTGCTCGATGCGCCGGGCCAGATGGGTGCGGACGGCGAGGATCGGCCGCTCGCCGTGGTGGTGGACAGCCGGACGCGGGGCTTCGACCCCGATCGCATGGTGGCGCGCATCGCCAGACGCCACGAGCAGGGCGACGATGTCGGGCTGCTGGTCCTCGATTGCGCCGATTCCGAGCTGGTCCGCCGTTTTTCGGAAACTCGCCGCCGCCATCCGCTGGCGCTCGATCGGCCGATCGAGGACGGCATCGCCCGCGAGCGCGAGCTGCTCCATCCGCTGCGCGCCATCGCCGATCATCTGATCGACACCACCGACAGCAGCACCAACACGCTCCAGCAGGAACTGCGCGCCCGCTTCGCCACGCCGGAAACCGGCACGACGCTGGCGATCATGTCGTTCGGCTTCGCCCGCGGCGTGCCGCGCAACGCCGATCTGGTGCTCGACATGCGCTTCCTGCGCAATCCGCACTGGGTGCCCGAGCTCAAGCCGATGACCGGCCAGCAGGCCCCCGTCGCCGATTACGTCGCCGCCGACCCCGCTTATCCCGAAGCGATCGAACGGATCGACGGGCTGCTCGCGCTGTTGCTCCCGCGCTACGCTGCCGAGGGAAAGAGCTATGTCACCATCGCGTTCGGCTGCACAGGCGGCAGGCATCGCTCGGTCCATGTTGCCGAAACCATAGGCAGCCGGTTGCGCGAACGCGGTTTTTCGCCCACCATCGTGCATCGCGATCTGGCCCGACACTAA
- a CDS encoding HPr kinase/phosphorylase, with protein sequence MSELSSDLVHASCVAIGGRAVLLSGRSGSGKSDLALRLIDRGAALVSDDYTEIRRRDGRLFATPPARLAGKIEVRGIGIVEMPHLAEAEVALMIDLESMVARMPDAATRRLAGRDVPVASLAALEPSAPIKVELLLKAQTQIQMPPPPPLQQPLPAQTLTQMVLPR encoded by the coding sequence ATGAGCGAGCTTTCCTCCGATCTCGTCCACGCCTCCTGCGTCGCGATCGGAGGACGGGCGGTGCTGCTGTCCGGCCGCTCCGGTTCCGGCAAATCCGATCTCGCCCTGCGCCTGATCGATCGCGGCGCGGCCTTGGTGTCCGACGATTATACCGAGATTCGCCGCCGCGACGGCCGCCTCTTCGCCACGCCGCCGGCACGGCTGGCCGGCAAGATCGAGGTCCGCGGCATCGGCATCGTCGAGATGCCGCACCTCGCCGAGGCCGAGGTCGCGCTGATGATCGATCTCGAATCGATGGTGGCGCGGATGCCGGACGCCGCGACCCGGCGGCTGGCGGGGCGTGACGTGCCGGTGGCGTCGCTGGCCGCGCTGGAGCCCTCCGCCCCGATCAAGGTCGAGCTGCTGCTGAAGGCCCAGACCCAGATCCAGATGCCGCCCCCGCCCCCGCTCCAGCAGCCCCTGCCCGCGCAGACCCTGACCCAGATGGTCCTGCCGCGATGA
- a CDS encoding sensor histidine kinase, with amino-acid sequence MAWDTVLARSDCSPARRADPDDNPLNWSARWSLTSRILAVNVFAVAMLAGSFFYLDSYRARVAEERIEQAQDDAQMIGSAIAAVPPAARARLATKLAGIEGERVRIYDASGAPSLDSWRQGPITYQLIDPHTQPWQKHVARFMDKIFDHIVGADLVPYFEEPAIDSRNAWPEAKLAAANPSRVYSMRRNAPDRTPVLSAAVFVPGVGTLLTTNNVRDITRIVRAERFAIGMVIGGVLIVSVLLSLFLARTIARPLRRLALAAHRVRLGRAREVVVPRLPSRRDEIGLLARALSDMSQALRRRIDAVEAFAADVSHELKNPLASLRSAVDSLGVVKDEALQARLLDIVRDDVIRLDRLITDVAEISRLDGELSRAHFEAIDLGPMIERMVGARDERGRNGDVRVAFARPYLDTTVVFGDPSRLARMIDNVIDNAVSFSPPGGLVEVSAIGIEDIVLIAIEDEGPGVSPDKRDNIFRRFHTDRPDDEAPERHSGLGLAIAKAIADGHDGTIEVRDRSDGRSGAHFLITLPRASEP; translated from the coding sequence ATGGCGTGGGATACCGTTTTGGCGAGGAGTGACTGTTCGCCCGCAAGGCGCGCCGATCCCGATGACAATCCGCTGAACTGGTCGGCGCGCTGGTCGCTGACCAGCCGCATCCTAGCGGTCAACGTCTTCGCGGTGGCGATGCTGGCGGGCAGCTTCTTCTATCTGGACAGCTACCGCGCCCGCGTCGCCGAAGAGCGCATCGAGCAGGCGCAGGACGATGCCCAGATGATCGGCAGCGCGATCGCCGCGGTGCCGCCCGCCGCGCGCGCGCGGCTCGCCACCAAGCTGGCCGGGATCGAAGGCGAGCGGGTGCGGATCTACGATGCCTCCGGCGCGCCGTCGCTGGACAGCTGGCGCCAGGGCCCGATCACCTACCAGCTGATCGATCCCCATACCCAGCCCTGGCAGAAGCATGTCGCCCGCTTCATGGACAAGATCTTCGATCATATCGTCGGTGCGGATCTGGTGCCCTATTTCGAGGAGCCGGCGATCGACAGCCGCAATGCCTGGCCGGAGGCGAAGCTGGCGGCGGCGAATCCCAGCCGGGTCTATTCGATGCGGCGCAATGCGCCCGATCGCACGCCGGTCTTGTCCGCGGCGGTGTTCGTGCCGGGGGTCGGCACCCTGCTGACCACCAATAATGTCCGCGACATCACCCGCATCGTCCGCGCCGAGCGCTTCGCCATCGGCATGGTGATCGGCGGCGTGCTGATCGTCTCGGTGCTGCTCTCGCTGTTCCTCGCCCGCACGATCGCACGGCCGCTGCGCCGGCTGGCGCTGGCGGCGCACCGCGTCCGCCTGGGGCGCGCCCGCGAGGTGGTGGTGCCCCGCCTGCCCTCGCGCCGCGACGAGATCGGCCTGCTCGCCCGCGCGCTCTCCGACATGAGCCAGGCGCTGCGCCGCCGGATCGACGCGGTGGAGGCGTTCGCCGCCGATGTCAGCCACGAACTCAAGAACCCGCTCGCCTCGCTGCGATCGGCGGTCGACAGCCTCGGCGTGGTCAAGGACGAGGCGTTGCAGGCCCGGTTGCTCGATATCGTGCGCGATGACGTGATCCGCCTCGATCGCCTGATCACCGACGTCGCCGAAATCTCCCGGCTCGACGGCGAATTGTCCCGCGCGCATTTCGAGGCGATCGATCTCGGCCCGATGATCGAGCGCATGGTCGGCGCGCGCGACGAGCGTGGCCGCAACGGTGACGTCCGCGTCGCCTTCGCGCGGCCCTATCTCGATACCACGGTGGTGTTCGGCGATCCTTCACGATTGGCGCGCATGATCGACAATGTGATCGACAACGCCGTCTCCTTCTCGCCGCCCGGCGGCCTCGTCGAGGTCAGTGCGATCGGCATCGAGGATATCGTGCTGATCGCGATCGAGGACGAAGGCCCCGGCGTATCGCCCGACAAGCGCGACAACATCTTCCGCCGCTTCCACACCGATCGCCCCGACGACGAGGCGCCGGAACGCCATTCCGGCCTCGGCCTCGCCATCGCCAAGGCGATCGCCGACGGTCATGACGGCACCATCGAGGTGCGCGACCGATCGGACGGGCGCAGCGGCGCGCATTTCCTGATCACCTTGCCGAGGGCATCCGAGCCATGA
- a CDS encoding response regulator transcription factor, producing MSASIALVDDDRNILTSVSIALQAEGFAVRIYSDGEAALKAFLENGPDLVVLDIKMPRMDGMEVLRRLREKSQVPVIFLTSKDDELDEALGLAMGADDYIAKPFSLRLLIARIRAILRRTDARAAPQDEEQPPAERLVRGRLDMDPARHKVRWGGEDVVLTVTEFMILEALAQRPGFVKSRDQLMDAAYQDDVYVDDRTIDSHIKRLRRKFRQVDPQFKAIETLYGVGYRFGEE from the coding sequence ATGTCCGCCTCGATCGCTCTCGTCGATGACGACCGCAACATCCTGACCTCGGTGTCCATCGCGCTGCAGGCCGAGGGCTTCGCCGTGCGCATCTATTCGGACGGCGAAGCCGCGCTGAAGGCGTTTCTGGAGAATGGCCCGGATCTCGTCGTGCTCGACATCAAGATGCCGCGGATGGATGGGATGGAGGTGCTGCGCCGGCTGCGCGAGAAGAGCCAGGTGCCGGTGATCTTCCTGACCAGCAAGGATGACGAGCTGGACGAGGCGCTGGGCCTCGCCATGGGCGCCGACGATTATATCGCCAAGCCCTTCTCGCTCCGCCTGCTGATCGCCCGCATCCGCGCGATCCTGCGCCGCACCGATGCCCGCGCGGCACCGCAGGACGAGGAACAGCCGCCGGCCGAACGCCTGGTGCGCGGCCGGCTCGACATGGACCCGGCCCGCCACAAGGTGCGCTGGGGCGGCGAGGACGTGGTGCTGACCGTCACCGAATTCATGATCCTGGAGGCGCTCGCCCAGCGCCCCGGCTTCGTCAAATCGCGCGACCAGCTGATGGATGCCGCCTATCAGGACGATGTCTATGTCGACGATCGCACGATCGACAGCCACATCAAGCGCCTGCGCCGCAAATTCCGGCAGGTCGATCCGCAGTTCAAGGCGATCGAGACCCTCTATGGCGTGGGATACCGTTTTGGCGAGGAGTGA